In the Scatophagus argus isolate fScaArg1 chromosome 11, fScaArg1.pri, whole genome shotgun sequence genome, AAGTTGAGTTAAGTTAGTccaatgtttctgtttttaggaTATACCATGATCTCTGACTTTAGGGATtcctgaaaatgtctgttgaaTGTTGTATCTGTCCCTCAGTATATGCTGACTAACTTTTCAACTATTGTGAATGATCAACTGGCATGTTGTGTTCAGTGTAATTCTGGTATGCTGCATcagacatgtaaataaatgGACTATATTTATCTTCCTCTTTGCCCCTGTATGTGATGCACTAAGAGCATTTCAAACCAGGAATCTGTACTGCCATCTCAACAGGAATAAGCTctgctaaaaaaacaaacaaacaaacaaaaaaaaagtacagtcTTCCTCTTGACTGTACTGTTCCTGCTCCTCATCCAGATGTATTTACATCATATAAAACAGAACTGTAcccatatactgtattttaacaaCGTACCCAAATTAAACAGACCAGATGTTGTGATATCTATTCAtatcatattcattcataaatttAACTGCGTGAACCCAGAGATTTCTTTATTGTGGTGCCTCTTCTAGAAAAGactaaatattttgtgtatCTGCACACATCATTGCATTGTACAGTTAATgttgcattaaaaatgaatctaattttaaaatacacttgCTGAATTTGTAGGGGGAAAAACTGTGTATTGTGGAGACCCATTATGTTAATAGTATATATAGTGGTCTTTGGTTCCTGAATGAATGGATTAACATCTGAGCAACACGTTCATTCAAaccacaaccaaaaacaaagttatcTCTGACACTGTCTCAGGGCCTGAATATATTCCCAAACAGATGTGTATCAAAACAGCTGTGGAGACTTTAAATGTGTAGATGTTCTTCTTATACTGCTTTCTGGAGTCCACTTACTGGACATGTTTTATGTACAAAACTTACATCATACCTTGTTCTTGCATATTGGCTGCATGTAGTGTGtgcttacaaaaaaaatgagggTAACATACGTGTACATCCACACAGAGCCTACATGTACACCCTCGATGATAAAATTTACATCATACCAAAATAAGTTTACTTATGTTAagtacatgaaaacataaaaacactccCCAAGTTAACATGGctacatacactatacagatAAAAccatccagacacacctctttatggggctgttgttgacattttggacaatgccatGTTTCCAACCTTTTCACAAGGCCCTGTCcaattccagcatgactgtgcccaagtgcacaaagcaaggtccataaagacacgactggatgagtttgatgtggaagaacttgactggcccactcagagtcctgacctcaaccccatccaacacctttgaaaTGAACTGTAATGGAGACTGTGAACCAGGCCTTCTCGCCCAAATCCATATTAATAACATCCAACAGCATTATTAAATGTAGgtgcttttaaaataatacatacATGTAATGACTGTACACAGTTCCTTTACATGTAACATTTAAGTACTGTAAGGACATTCTGTGTACAGCATGCATTGTCTGTTGTCTCAAGAATCAGTGCTGATGCTGGTTAGACTCATTAGCTGGTTGTTTGGATCACTTGATGCTAAAGGAGTAAACAGGGTTTGAATTCCcaggtgttttgttgttggagcCAAAGCTGCTAAAAGAAAGTGTGGAGGTAGTAAACAGCAGAGTGCGACAACATGCTCTGTAGGCTCAGACACTGAGAAAGCAGAAACTGAGGAGACAGGTGGTCTCTGATAATGGATAATGTTTTCCCTGTAAGAAGCTTTATTCTATCAGGGATAAATGAGACAACGAATTACAGACTAACTCTCTTCACATTCACtttactgtgttactgtgtgattttggtttttaatatCGCTCTCATCATGATCATTATCTTAGATGAAAACCTACATGAACCTATGTATATTTTCTTGTGCACTTTCTGCATTAATGGACTTTATGGCACCACAGGTTTCTACCCCAAATTCCTCTTAGATCTGCTGTCCTCTTCTCATGAAATCTCATATGAAGGATGTCTTTTACAGGCTTTTGTCATGTACTCTTTTGCTTGCTGTGATTTGTCCATTCTGGCAGTTATGGCCTATGACAGATATCTGGCTATATGTCGACCTCTGCACTACCACGCCTTCATGACTAAGAAAAGGCTTTCTCAGCTGGTATGTTTCTCCTGGCTTACGCCGCTCTGCATTTTCTCCATCAATGTTGTGCTGACATCAAAACTAAAGTTATGTAGTAGAAACATTAAGAGACTTTTATGCGTGAACTGGATAATTGTTAAACTTGCATGCCCTGACGCTGACACCTTTTCCAACAATGTAGTTGCATATGTATCAATTTTCATTTATATGTCACATGGGTTTTTCATAATCTGGACGTATATGCATCTTATCATAACCTGTGTGAGATCCAAAGATGACAGGGCAAAGTTTATGCAGACGTGCGTGCCCCATTTAGtctctttaattacatttgtaatGGCACTTACTTTTGATGTGATGTATATGAGATTTGGCTCCACAGATTTACCCCAAAGTCTTCAAAACTTTATTGAAATAGAGTTTCTGCTGATTCCTCCTGTCATGAATCCTCTAATATATGGGTTTAAACTGACCAAAATACGAAACAGGATTCTGGGTTTAGTTtatgttgaaagaaaatgagctcTGGCAGGTTTCAACTCTTATTCCATTTAATGTTAACAACAaaaagagtttttattttaggaAATAGCATGATCTCTGGCTTTAAAGTTTCCTGAAAATGTCACAATCTGTTCCTTAGTATGTTGACTAAAAGCATTTaacttttcagcttttgttgaTGATCAAGTTCTGGTATGCTGCATCAGACGTGAATAAAATGAACCTTTTTATGTTCCTCTTTGCCCCTGTATGTAATGCACTGAGAGCATTGTAAACCAGGAATTTGTACAGATTTCTTTATCATGGTGCCTCCTCCAGAAGACTGAATATTTTACTTATCATCACACAGCACGGCATTGTACAGTTACTgttgtattaaaaatgaatctaatTTCAAAATACTCTAGAATAAATTCTATAttaaacagaatttttaaaatacacaacatgGTTTGAGGTTTAAGAAAATCTGCTGTCAGAGGACCACCCCCCAACATCCAGGTAAAGTAAAGAAGGTTGTGAAAAAGCTTGTTTGGTTATTCATAATTTTATATTGCAGGACATGGTGGAGTCAAaatcatgctgttttttttctacccAAAAACTGGTACACATAACTATTTTGCTGAGTTAAAGCTGCCAACAAGAAGGTTGAAAAATACAGCCCAAATTCTGGGTTATAAATATAGGTATCACCTGGGTTAAAATTACTTACAAATGGCACTGGTGAAATTAAATTATTGGGAAATGATGAAACACGCACATAATGTCCCCAACCTGTATTGCttcaaggaaaaacacaagtaaaTTATATATTTCCATATTTCATCACTAACATAACATTCCAAACCctataaaatgcataaaattgttaaaaaataaataaacaaataaaaattcatgTGCTTCTTACCAAACGTTCTTAAGcaaataataacacattttatACTGAAGAAAAGTTTTCATCAATGTTAACTGACTTATTATTCACCaataaaaatttattttgcactttACACATCAAGACCTGAACCACTGTGCCAGGGGGTCACCTGCTTTAACCATTTTTTAAACCTACTTAGCTCATATTATAGAGACTTAAACCACTGAACCAGGGCTTAGCCCATTCTGCAATATCTGAAACTTACTTCTCATATCATGGAGAGTTTGAGCCAGGGTGGGTGACTCAGTCAGCAAAATGTTATCCTTATATCACAGTGAACTGAGCTCttgttatttttactgaatgtgttttgtttcctgcaATGCCACAGATTACAGTATGAATGAACTCCCAGATGTGTGGATATGGGTTTGTCCCATGTATTATCACAAACAGTTGGGGACACTGATGGCCCTCACCCAGCCTAATCACATATGGATGTTCGGTTGTCGCTCTGCTCAGGCAGTCTGGTGTTTTCTGacctgcaagaaaaaaaaaaaaaatcttgtgttGTAGTTTAGCAACATTATCAGCAGAGGCACAGATTATTTTGTCTGTACAGAATGACAGCAAGTTTCACTAATCCCATACAAGATTTTGTTACAACTGATTGTGAAAACCTGTGTTCATTAAGGTTATGCTCCTGTTTAGGAGTTTAACTAAATGATCCAATGAGCACATTACCGTATGCCAAACTGACCAAAATAGTAACTACCACTTTGGACTGCTGTGTTGGGGTTGACACATTTGCTATTTTGGTCGATTCATTATTTTGCGGTTCATAACTTGTCTAGCATAGCCTGTGTCTTCACAGTAGTCCCTCAGACATAGAAACTGATCCTCCATTGAAGATACCAGCACCGCCTTTACcatacttttgtttgtttaatttgagcACCGTTTTTGTCAAgacatgtaataaaaaaaaaaagcttttaaaaacttAGATTGTGGCATCACAGACTACATGGATGAGTACAGTTTGAAAGTCAGGTGTGGTTTACATCAAGTGAAAATATATCTATCTAAAAAAGGCTTAATCTGTGGATGACAAATACTTACTTCTCTCTGGAGCACTTCATCTGATGGGACGCAAGTATCCAGACCACAGATCTTCTTTCAGATATagaaatgtgatgattttcttctttttttccatggTGATACCTGATTTATCACCATGTTCAGCACTGGGCATGGTATAAACATGCAGCCAATACAGCATCCTTGATAGAATGAAGTACACTCATCCCACAACTAAGCAAAACGATAATAGGAcgttttaaactttattttttggatTCAATGAGGTTGATCCACATTTGAGAACGGGCTGGCTGCAATGTAAACCTTCCGGACAACTGCGGGCCGTTAAATTACTCCCACTTCAAATGCTTAAAAGTCTGACAAAAGCATGGAAAAATTCCCCCTGAGGCAAACATCTTTGTTAAAGAAtaagatttttatatttaaacagaaaacaccagCTCACCAAAGCAAAGTGGCTCCAATCGTATCAtagaaaaactaaataaaaacatttacgCGGTCCCAACAATCACCAACTCTGATTTGGTCGGGGAAATACTATTAAATCGTTGGTTAAAAGTGGAAATGACTGGAGAGGAGCGAGAGTTACGGGTGGGACAAGAGAAGCAGCGGGGAGGAGGAAACTTTGCAGAGGCGATGTAGACCTTTCTGCAACGCTGAAACAGCGCTGTGCACATGGGTCATGATGTGCGAGACCACCCGTCAAACATACAGCTGCCTAGCAAGTTGGCAAGCGAGCTAACAGGCGATAACATGTCtacaaaaagaataataatgttATCCGACTTTCCCACTAATAATGGCATACTATCGCCGAAGTTGGTCACCTTACCTATTTTGACATATTGTCGCACCACTCGAATTTTACACAGCGAGGAAAGGCCGCGTTTGCTAGCTAAATCAGCTAACGCTAGTgttagcttgtttttttgttttgtttcggtttttctcattttcccattattttttcatttcacgtTAATTGTAAAGTGAGTCATCTGGCTAGCACAGCTTGACTTACCGTTTCCTTTCACATCCTGGAGCAGAGGTTGAAGGTCAGGGCACCGTCTGCATGGAAATGGTGGACTGCAAGGACCGAAGAGCTTCAGTTTCATGTCCCATCTTCTACCCATTCCGCCGGGTCTCCATTTTTAACCCCAAATTAAACTCGGCCAATCTTGAACCTAATAAACTGTACCATGAACCTGggttaataaaataatacaacattTTTTAAGTGTATAATAAGAGAAGTTAACCTTCAGGGGTTGTTTGGCAGAAAGGTGTAACATAAAGTGTGGGAGGCCAGCAGTGTGCTGTGGTTGAGGGAGTTGTACGGGACGCTTGGGTTTGAGTCACgtgattatttattatttatttattttatttattttttttaaaaaaaataataatcatttttacatttctgctttggtttggttaggtttaggcacagTAACTTATCCTGAGTGCATACAACCAAGACTACACTGCAGAAACGTTTaggtaaaataatgaaaaacctCTTCAGTGAAATTACATTAATTTGGCTTTTGTCTTGGCCCTCACTCAAAACCAAAGTACGTATGTGTCATGAGAAAAGGGCAATTAACTAaccaacaaaacatttattaataAACTTTAAGTAAAATTATGAAAATACGCAGTGGGTTCAGCCTCAATGAGATGTATATTTTGTCTTtactgtgtgttcactgtgagaCAGATTGATG is a window encoding:
- the LOC124067211 gene encoding putative gustatory receptor clone PTE01, translated to MDNVFPVRSFILSGINETTNYRLTLFTFTLLCYCVILVFNIALIMIIILDENLHEPMYIFLCTFCINGLYGTTGFYPKFLLDLLSSSHEISYEGCLLQAFVMYSFACCDLSILAVMAYDRYLAICRPLHYHAFMTKKRLSQLVCFSWLTPLCIFSINVVLTSKLKLCSRNIKRLLCVNWIIVKLACPDADTFSNNVVAYVSIFIYMSHGFFIIWTYMHLIITCVRSKDDRAKFMQTCVPHLVSLITFVMALTFDVMYMRFGSTDLPQSLQNFIEIEFLLIPPVMNPLIYGFKLTKIRNRILGLVYVERK